The Terriglobus roseus sequence ACGACCCATGCTTCTAGGCGAATCCACAGAGCGGTGAGACTGCTCCGGGTTCTTCTTTTAGCGTTTCTATGCCTGATCCGTGGGTCTGACGACCATTTCGTTTACAGCGACGCGGCGTGGGCTGGCGACAACGTAATAAACTGCCTCGGCGATGTCTTCCGCATGAAGGCGCTCCACTTCTCCGAAGGCCTTCGTGAACCCTTCCCATTGCCCAGCTTTCTGGTCGAAGAGTTGCGTCGCGGTTGCGCCCGGTTCGATGACCGAAAACCGCAGAGACTGCTTCGTAAATTCCTGACGCCAGGACTCTGTCGCAGCGGTGACTGCGAACTTGGTCGCGTTGTAGATCGCTACCTGCGGCGCAGTGAAACGACCTGCCACCGAAGAGATGTTGACTACATCCGCGACGGAGCGTGGACTGCTAGATACTGCGCTCAGTAAATGGGGGAGCGCGGCTTTCGTGACGTACATCAGGCCCCTGAGGTTGACATTCACCATCTGGTCCCAATCGGTAAGCGGAGACTCAATCGACGGCCCATTTAGCATCACGCCAGCAGCATTGACGAGAAGATCTAAGCGTCCGAACTTCTGTATCGTCTTGTTCACGATGGCAGTGGCTTCATCGGCGGAGCTGATGTCCGTAGCGATTCGAAACGCCTTCCTGCCCATCGCGACAACTTCTTTGTCTACGCTCTTCAACTCTTCGTCTCGGCGCGCTACCAGCACTACGTCGGCGCCAGCCGCCGCAAGGCGAATAGCAGTAGCTCGTCCAATACCACTCGACGCACCCGTAACGAGTGCCACCGCTTTGTTGAGATGTCCTGACATAGTCGTCCCTCCCTTGCCCATATGTGCCCGTACAAGTGCTTCCATTCCGTTCGGCATAGTGGATCCTTTCGATCGAACTTTTCCGTGCCGCCCATCAAGCGATGTGGTCTTCGGAGATCCTCCGCCACGTATGATCACGCCGTGCTGATGCTCCGCTCTGTCTGTCGGCGTGGAGCATATCGGTTGATAACCTCTCATCGACTAGAGAGCCTTTTCCTATCAGCAACCACTTGCACTCACAAGCGAGTCACTTAGCTCATTAGGCCAGCAACCGTGAACGGAATCTATTGGACCAAGGTATCGGGCAATACCTTCGTACCGGGACCGAGATCGATCGGTTGGTTGTCCCACTTGGACCGTCCAGATTCTATTGGAGGACTCAACAACCGCTTGCGGATCGAGGAGTCCGCCCGCACAAGCCGCAATGTGTAAACGCTTAGATTCCACGTACGGGGCCGAGTCAGAGACTGACGTTGAGCTAGAGGGGCAGGCCGTCCCGATAGGCGAAATTGCAACGCGTCAGTTGTCCCGACCAATATCTGGCACGGGACAACTAGGGCGTGACTTGCGGAGTCGGTACTTAGATTGGGTAGGCCTGATCTGCCTGCCCAATCGTCATCCACTTGAGTTCGGTAAATTCATCGATGACCGCTCTACCGTCGAAACGGCCATACCCGCTGGCTTTCACACCGCCGAACGGCGCTTGCGACTCGTTCTGCACGGTGGTGCCATTAATGTGCACGGCCCCCGCATCAATGCGCCGACCCACCTGCAAGGCACGGTAGGCATCGCGTCCAAACACGGCGGCGGCCAGACCGTACTGAGTGTCGTTGGCAATCTTAATAGCCTCCTCGATGCCGCTTACCCGAACCACGGTCGTAATGGGACCAAAGCTCTCCTCGTCGTAGATCATCATCTGAGGCGTGCAACGATCCAGAACGGTTGGGCGCATTACAGCTCCTTCGGCGTAGCCCCCCGTGACTAGAATTGCGCCTTTGCTAAGGGCATCGCGGATCAACTCGTTGATCCGCGAGCCGGAGTGAGCGTCAATCAGTGGTCCAACGACAATGGATGAATTTACGGTGGGATCACCGACCGCCAATACTTCCGCCCGCCGTGCCAGCTGTTCAACAAATGCATCTGCCACAGTCTCGTCAACGACAAGACGCTCGGTGCTCATGCAGATCTGTCCCTGATAGATGAAAGCCCCGAACACCGCAGCGTTGACCGCGCCGTCGATATCGGCATCGTCGAGAACGACGAGGGGTGACTTTCCGCCCAGTTCTAGGAGACAGCGCTTCAACACTCGGCCCGCCTTCTCGGCGATGATTTTGCCAACACGAGTTGACCCGGTGAAGTTGATGCGTCGAATCGCTGGGTGATTGATAAGGGTGTCGATGATTTCAGGTGCCGCAGCCGGCGCGTTGAAGACGAGATTCAGCACCCCGGGTGGTAGTCCACCTTCGTGAAGTGCTTCCACAAGTAAAGAGAAGGTTGCTGGGCTCAATTCTGAGCCACGAAGGACTACTGTGTTGCCGCATGCGATCGGGTAGGCTATCGCCCGGGCGCCAAGCACGATGGCCCCGTTCCAAGGCGCAATGCTGAGGACCACACCGACTGGCTGACGTATTGTCATTGACAGCAACCCTGGTCGATTCGTCGGAATCGTCTCCCCGATCGTCTGCGTTGTCAGCCCTGCAGCTTCACGAAAAAGATTTGCCGCCATCGTGACATGCAGGGCGCTCCACATGGCAGATGCACCTACCTCCGCAGCCATGGTCTTGCTTATCACGTCCATCTTGGCTTCAAGCCGATCCGCTGCTGCGAGAAGGATAGTTCGCCGTTCCAAGGGGGTTGTTTGCGACCATGTCTCAAACGCACGTGCCGCTGATTCCGCGGCTAGACATGCATCCTTCGTACCGCCAGCCGCTACAGTGGTCACGACGCTGTCACCCATGGGGTTATAGCGCTCAAACTTCCCGCCGTCGATTGCTTCCACGTGGTTGTTATCAATTATAAGGTTTGCTTTCACGAAATAGTCTCCTGTTTGGGGGGAGTGTCGGCGCGACCAGTTGCGCCCACCGACAGATGAGGTGACAAATGACTAAGGATGAAGAAATTCTCCCGTTATCATTCCTCGCGCGAGCCACTGTCACGCTGGAAGATTTCGACAACTCAGCGCACGCTGTGGCTAACGTCAATGTCCGGAGCCAATTGTTCGATCTTCAGTCCCAAGTGTCGATTCGCTAGAACATAAACACGAAGGAAGGGTAAAGATCCAACTATCGGGCTGGTGTGATTACCGGCTGCGCTCGCAAAAAGTTAGTGACGAGTCTCGCGAACGTTTCAGGCTCTTCGACAAACGGAAAATGACCACTCTTGGGAAGCGCTATGAAGGTTGAGTCCCTGATCGCTTTGTGAATTTTCCATGCCGTGAGGGGAGGAATGTTAACGTCGAAGCGACCGGTCAACACTAATGTCGGAATACGCAAAGACTGCAACTGCGGCCACTGATCCTCTCTTTTCATGGATTCTGCGTTGGCCTCGTAGATTGTCTGGTTGAGCCTGATGCCCTTTGCCGCAGTCTCAAATCTTCGTCGGCTCTCTTCTCCATAAAACATCATTGAAAGATGCCGGCTATATTCTTCATCCTGATGCTTAGGGTCGTTATCGCCTTTGTTCGCAAGGCGGGATTGCTCTACGACGTCCGGGAAGAAACTCTCAAGGGTGCTGCCCCCCTCTTCGTGCCAGTGCGGGCCCGCTGAATCGACGAGAATCATTTTGGTAACATGCTGTGGAAAGGCTTCTGCGTATCCCATCGCGATGTTGCCCCCCCAGGAATGTCCAGCAATGATGATCCTTTCCACCCCGAGGGCTTGACGTAACGCTTCTACATCCGAGATCTGCGCCTGGATGCTCTGCGGTGCATTCGGATTCAACAGATGTGAAGAACCTAAGCCCCGCTGGTCATAGAACACGATCGGCCACTTCTTCGAAATTATCCCCCATGCTTTAGATCGGGAGGTGATTTGCAATGGAAACCCCGGGCCGCCATTCGCGAAGATGATCGGCGTACCAGTAGACTGGGAGAGATCGCCGTGGACCTCAAAGAAGAGATCAACATCGGGGGTGTGTACTAAACCAGATGTTAATTTAATGGGCTGGGCGAAGATTGAAGAAGTGAGCAGGAGTAAAAGAGATAGATACGTGCCCTTTCGTTGTTTAACAATATTCACTTCGGACGAATGCCTTTCCTGGTTTGATGGGACTTTTATGGTTGGGACAAGGCTTGGAATGATGATGGCGATTTGCCTCTCTGGCGTTTGCCAAGCCGATGACCGGTAGGGCCCACTGCTGTGGCCACAGGACGGCCGTTCGCGACAAACGGAATTTCGTTTGCTGCAAAGCAGATTCCTGCCCGCATCCTGCGCTCTTGCGTTTGACTGACACCGCTCGGTAACCTAAGCAGAGCGATGCTCCCTTCGTTCGCGGAAGCGAGAGCGTCTCACCTATGCAGTCTGGACGCGACTCACATAGGTGATTAGGCCAGCCTGAACGGAGGCCGTCTATCAGACGAAGGTATTGGTCGACACCTTCGGAAGATGCCGAGCTTAGGATGGGGAGGGATAAATGATGAAGCCGATTGCCGAGGAATCGTCAACAAGTGAGAACGGTGTGTTGGATTTTCGCCTTATCGTTAACACGATTCCGGGTCTGGTTTGTACCCTCACAGCAGATTGGAATTTGGAAGTTGTTAATCAGCGTCTTTTGGATTACTACGGGATGACGTTTGAAGAAATTCGGGATTGGAAGCACAACGGTGTTGTGCACCCTGACGATCTCGAAGGCGTGATCGAGAAAACCATCCAATCGAGCAAGACCGGAGCACCGCTCGAGATGGAACATCGCTGCCGAAGGTATGACGGTGTCTACCGGTGGTTCCAGGTGCGAGGAATGCCATTGCGCGACGAGCACCACGCTATCGTGCGCTGGTATCTGTTGTTCACGGATATCGAGGATAGGAAACGAAACGAGGCTCTTCAAGCCCAGGAAAATAGCCTTAGCCTGTTCATCAACACGATACCTGTGGTGGCGTGGTCTGCACGCCCTGACGGTTCGATAGATTTCGTCAGCGATCATTACCTAACCTTTGCAGGACTGAAGGCGCCGGAGGCTGATGGATGGGGTTGGACACAATC is a genomic window containing:
- a CDS encoding SDR family NAD(P)-dependent oxidoreductase, giving the protein MSGHLNKAVALVTGASSGIGRATAIRLAAAGADVVLVARRDEELKSVDKEVVAMGRKAFRIATDISSADEATAIVNKTIQKFGRLDLLVNAAGVMLNGPSIESPLTDWDQMVNVNLRGLMYVTKAALPHLLSAVSSSPRSVADVVNISSVAGRFTAPQVAIYNATKFAVTAATESWRQEFTKQSLRFSVIEPGATATQLFDQKAGQWEGFTKAFGEVERLHAEDIAEAVYYVVASPRRVAVNEMVVRPTDQA
- a CDS encoding aldehyde dehydrogenase; its protein translation is MKANLIIDNNHVEAIDGGKFERYNPMGDSVVTTVAAGGTKDACLAAESAARAFETWSQTTPLERRTILLAAADRLEAKMDVISKTMAAEVGASAMWSALHVTMAANLFREAAGLTTQTIGETIPTNRPGLLSMTIRQPVGVVLSIAPWNGAIVLGARAIAYPIACGNTVVLRGSELSPATFSLLVEALHEGGLPPGVLNLVFNAPAAAPEIIDTLINHPAIRRINFTGSTRVGKIIAEKAGRVLKRCLLELGGKSPLVVLDDADIDGAVNAAVFGAFIYQGQICMSTERLVVDETVADAFVEQLARRAEVLAVGDPTVNSSIVVGPLIDAHSGSRINELIRDALSKGAILVTGGYAEGAVMRPTVLDRCTPQMMIYDEESFGPITTVVRVSGIEEAIKIANDTQYGLAAAVFGRDAYRALQVGRRIDAGAVHINGTTVQNESQAPFGGVKASGYGRFDGRAVIDEFTELKWMTIGQADQAYPI
- a CDS encoding alpha/beta fold hydrolase, whose product is MNIVKQRKGTYLSLLLLLTSSIFAQPIKLTSGLVHTPDVDLFFEVHGDLSQSTGTPIIFANGGPGFPLQITSRSKAWGIISKKWPIVFYDQRGLGSSHLLNPNAPQSIQAQISDVEALRQALGVERIIIAGHSWGGNIAMGYAEAFPQHVTKMILVDSAGPHWHEEGGSTLESFFPDVVEQSRLANKGDNDPKHQDEEYSRHLSMMFYGEESRRRFETAAKGIRLNQTIYEANAESMKREDQWPQLQSLRIPTLVLTGRFDVNIPPLTAWKIHKAIRDSTFIALPKSGHFPFVEEPETFARLVTNFLRAQPVITPAR